The DNA region tgatttggtgatatgagccagctgcacctttcctcattccctgtcatgcccactgtggAGTTTGAACACACACGAGCTCGCTACCCATGCGTCATCCGTGTCagagcgggaaggagatcaactcctcgagcttgcaaatgacggcgggctgaaaagtatgtttgacttaacatctctgtcggcattccagatcaaagtcaaggctgactatcctgagatagctacggaagcactgaaaacgttgcttccatttccaacatatctctgcgatgaatgcaacgaaaactaaattgtggaatagactggacataaggaacccccttcgagtatcgctgtctcccatcacccctcgataggaccgtcttgttgcagggaaacaagtattcagcccacggctcccactgattcagcaatattggtgcgttgcaatgattttatatgttcatacgaggaacatatgcgctgtgtgtttaatatccaaacgttacttaaaatgttatgatgctattataagtgacttatataaccatataacaattacggcatggaaacaggccatctctgcccttctagtccattccgaacactactctcacctagtcccaccaacctgcactcagcccataaccctccattcctttcctgcccatatacccatccaatttttctGTGGTCCGTGGAGTCCGCTGAGCAGCTCAACAGGAACCCTGAGGAGAACAAGCAATCAAAAGAGACCGTGAGAGGACCGGGGGAAAGTCACCCCGTGGGCCCGTCCGCCTCAGCGACGTCCAGTGGATCGCTAGTTCACTAACACCAGGGTCGCTGGAGGCTCCCGTTGGGACTCCTGGCTGGCTCGCCAAATTGTCCATACCGATCCGTTATTCAGTCGGAAAAAACACTGAGAGGCCACGTTTTCGCTCGGTCAATTCTTTATTTAATTTGATCCGAGGAGAGGTAACCACCATATGCATCTGCAGCGTCCGGCAATCAACTCTGCCTAGCACGAGTACAAGGTTATATTTATATCCAGAAAAAAAGGTTTCAGTTAGCACCTGTTTCCCCTGTCCACGCTTGTGACGGTTTGTGGTTAGCAATTTCATCAAGCTTCACGTGCAGAGGTACAGGTCAGTAAGCACCTCTGTTCTATGAAACGAGCATGCAGTTGCAACATCCTAACCGTGCCCGGTTCTGTTGTCTAGTTCCCACCCCTGCTATATTTTCCAGGTCACATACACCATTTAACCCTTCCTATCCCGTACTCTAACCCCCTTTTCACTTACACAGTCTTACAATGTAAATCAGTAACAGCGTGCataataaagtgttacagagaaagtgcagtgctggtaaACTACAAGATGCAAAGTCATAATGAGGccgactgtgaggtcaagagttcatcttatcatactagggaaacatgcaattgtcttataacagcaggacagaatttgtccttgagcctggtagtaagTGCTTgatggaagggggagaagaaAGATTCTCCCTAGTGTCCAGAGCCATCAACACTATtcagacattaaccctttcatccccaggAACATTCTCACGAACCTCcccgaaccctctccaatatcaacgtatcctttcttagaaaagagacacaaaactgttcacagtgctccaaatgcagtctgaccaatgcctttaaaAGTTGCAGCATTATAGCTTTGCTTTTATTCTCATCCTTTCAAAATttaatttgccttccttaccaccaacttgaacaacaagttaacctttagggaatcctgcacaagaactcccaagtccctttgcacctgagCTTTCTGAATTttttctgtttagaaaatagtctacagctttattccttctactaaaatgCATGAAAATACCATTCCCTACACTGTACGCCATTTGCTACTTCCtcacccattctcctaacctgtacaaattcttctgcagactcATTACCTCCTCAACAtatccttcccctccacctacctttgtatcatcacttggccacaaagccatcaattccaacatctacaacattgacatacattgtgacAAAAAGCAGTCCCAAAACCAAAtattgcagaacaccactaatcaatggcagccaatcagaaaaggcctctTTTCTTCCCTCCAGTCTTTTGCCTCCTGGCCGGGAGCCAATCTTCTTCACACTGTacttcaatcaataaataaacgacaaacaaacaaacacattAAGCTTTCCCACTTAAATGTCAGTCACCTGGTCAGGCCAGCTTCCCAATATATGGCCCCTCCTGTAATTAAACTATCCACATAATGTTTCAAGAAATCGTCTCAGATGCAACTTACTATTTCTCCTCTGTTtaagcttttttccactgaggaagtCCAAGTCAATACtgaggaagttaaaatcaccctcTACAACAACCCTGTTGTTTTTAGGTATTTCCATAATCTGCCTACATACCTGTTCCTCTACCTTCTGTTGGCTATTAAGCAAATTATTTCTCACTAGTCTCCAATACATGTCACTTCCCATTTACACTAAACCTGCAGTTTTAACATCTCTGCTAAATCCCCTTGTTTTATAACCTTATAATCTCTTTCAAATTCATTTTGTATCCCAATACTACCTTTTCTAGCTCTCTCAATCAACTGTATTTCTGCTTTACTGTGTATTTGACTTCTTACGTAGCCTTCTCTTACTTTATTTGTTGACATTTATCATTGATAGGGGCAAGCCACTGTTTTGCTTGGAGTGAGAGAGGACGAGAAGTGACctcacagaggtgtataagatgatgagaggcattgatcgtgcggatagtcagaggctttttccccagggctgaaatgactagcatgagagggcacagttttaaggtgcttggaagtaggtacagaggtgatgtcaggggtaagttttttacgcagagagtggtaagtgcgtggaatgggcagccagtgatggtggtggaggtggatatgataagttcttttaagagactcctgaataggtacatggagcttagaaaaatagagggctatgggtaaccctaggtaatttctaaagtaagtgcatgttcggtacagccttgtgggccgaagggcctgtattgtgctgtaggttttctgtgtttttctaTGTTAACCATGGGAGTATCGAATATTATACTGGTGGATTTAGGGAGGGATAGGCTTCTATGGAAGTCTGGGCACAGAAACATTCATTCAATAGgtctcaataggtacatttaatgtcagagatatgtatacaatatacatcctgacatTCTTTTTtacgcaaacatccacaaaaacagagaagtgccccgaagaatgaatgaAGAAGAAATGCATTTCATGTCTGCACTTCTCTTGATCTGTCCCCATCGTCCATCCCATACGTTGTTGAGGAGTAGCAAgtgagaatgcagcggtacattCATGGTGCAGTTGACTTTGTCTTGATGAAGGTGTTTGAATTTTCAAAACTAGACAGCAATTGGGATGTGTACACATAGAACTATACTGAACTATCTGTTCACACCCAATATAGTGACATACACTTAATGACCCCTTTATTCGGTACACccgctcattaatgtaaatattttaTCAGCCAGTCGTGTGACTGCAATGCAATGCAAAGTTCCTGTTCAGACCGAACGTTAAAATGATCTAAGTGCCTTTGAGCATGGAATGATGGCTGGTGCTAGATGGAGTgactttgagtatctcagaaaccactAGTCCCCTgggagcagcagttttgtgggtgaaaatgctttgttaatgagaggtcggaggagaatggccagattggttcaagctgacaggaaggcaacagtaactacAATAatgtgttacagcagtggtttgtagaacttctgatcacacaacacatcaaaccttgaagctgATGGGCTAGAGCAGCAAAAGGCCACTAACATAGTAGTCACTATATTATGCACCGGAGGTTCCTTATAAAGTGGCAACGGTGAGTTAATCTTGTATGTTGATTGTTGATATTGATCAACTGCTCTCGTTGTAGTAgcttaaaacaaaattaaaagctttttttttggtttttgatTGATTCTCCCACCAGCCCCCTCCCTGTATGTTCGCTAGAAGCGAACATAAAGCctgcaaagtctacagcttcatTTGTTTGTTTGTGGCTCACTTAACCACAAAACAGGTTTCCTTGCCAGTGCAATCCAAACCAACGCTCAGAATGCGGAAGTGATTATTTTGTGCTCGTTATGAATGTAAATATTTGGGATGTCAGTCCACAATATTAATTGACGTTCACGAagaaaactaaaataaaaattGGAAGGTGGTCTTTAGACAATGTCCCTGGAATAAATGCCGGAGCAGTGCAATAAGGAGGAAGTCCGGCTGGGGACAGTATATTTCTTACAAGAAAGGGTAGGGTTTTCTGAAATTACAGTCCCAGGTAATTCCTGCTTTAGTTTCGGTTTTCGCAGCATGCATTGACCTTCATTTCTTAAGACGCTTCACCGAGCGGGCTGTTGGTGAATAGACTGCGGGTTACCTGCAAGTTTAACAGCCGTACAACTTAACAAAGTTGCATGTCAGGCATAAATCTTCGGTAGTTATTTTTCGAATTGAAACTCGGTATCGCCAGTACCGTCCTAGCCATTCAGATTGAAACAGAAAGCAAGAAAATTGAAAGTCCAGGGAACAGAGTGTCCCCAGTCCGCCGAATCGAACGCGAGTTTCGCAGGCTCTCGGGAGACAGCGTTCGGCGCGTTGGTAAGCTTGGCTCCGCGATTTCTCCACAGCTGATCGCAGACTCTTGCAGCTTTCTTAAGTGGATCGAAATGGCAAATCCGGTTGCCCTTTGTAGATTCCTCCACTTGCTTGTTGCTTTAGCTCTTCTGATTTTCTGTGTTTGCATTAACACTTTGATCCAGGCATCGAATGTCCGCAGTCGCGAAGAGTCTGCTGAATGTAGAGCAAACTAGAAAACCAGTAGGTTACGAGGTTTTCTGATTGATCAACAATATGTAGTTGATGCAATTTACCTTTTAATGACCTACTTGGAATTTACATTATATGAAATTCCTGAAAAACATTCGATTTCTGATCTTTAAACTTTTTTCTATATTGTGTTTCAATCGGCAGGCAGATGAAGGGAATTCTGGAAATGGATTTAAACCTacaaatatatttttattttctgCTGTTTGCAAACCTTTACCCTGCACAAGGTAAGTAGTAAATCGTTTTTCGGTCACTAGCTCATTCAACGTGATGATAGTAATGGAAGATGACGGGATGTATTTTTTTGCAGAGTTCATGACTTTGAAGTGCGAGGAGACGGTGACGGGAATATTTAACGAGGACACGATATTGCCATGCAACCTGACAACAGCAGAGCCATATACAATCACAAACATTGAATTGCGGAAAGATGATGGAAATTCTGGACTTGTTTTTAATTTTGATGGTAGTCATAATGTCAGTAAAGCTCAGAATCGAATTAAATTACTTCGTTCGGATCTACAAAATGTATCGCTGGTACTTCAAAAAACAGAACTCTCAGATAGTGGGAAATATATTTACTTTTTGCAAGCAAATATAGGATATAAGCAAGTGAACATCGGTTTAGTGGTTAAAGGTGAGTAACAGTGTGCTTTCCCTGTTTTTTCATTTCAAAACCTGGTTAATTCTAACTGACTTCAAATGCAGTTTTACTTCCCCAAAACACCTTTGTTTTGCTTTTATTATTTCGAAAATAGACTTTCTTTatgaaaaaaaagatagaaagTTACAATAGGTAAATAAATACTGTATGAGAATTTTATCTGTAAAACAAAGAAGACTTTTCCATttatataacaggtttcaaatcCCCAGAATGTCCCCAATCATATCACTTTCATTGCAACCAAGCCCCACTTATATTAGTAAACTCACCAGGTAACTGATAGGGTGAAAGTATCCACTCATGCTGGATGAATGTACTACTGAGTAGATTACCCACTTTTGGTGTTTTTGCATCAACGTATGCTGGCAAGCATCCCTTGGCATTAATGCTGAGAATTAACTGCTATCTCTCCTGAGTAGTGACATACCCCACAGGCAGCAGTTGCACCAAGAGTGTCCTCCAGGAATCTGTACCCAGGGCTTTGCAGCTTAAAGCTGGTGTAAGCATAGCAGTACCCATTCAAAGGAATGGAAAATGTCTCCTGGGACGGTTATATTTTCCTTAATTAGTTGTTTAGCATAAATAAGAAGTTCAGTTTTTCAATGCAAAAATATTTACAGCTCGATGAATGTTCATGAAAGTGAAAGCCTCTGACGCAGAGCTCAGGGTCTCACTGGTTGCTGCATCTGTTCAGTGGGTCCTGCTGATTACCTGTGCTGCGACAGCAATTGGGTGGCGTTCAGCCATTATTAATTATTAAGAGTTTTGATTTTCAGGGGCTATGCTGGAATACCATGGCAGGGATGGCAGATTTTGGAATAATGAAAGATTGGCCAATATTATCAAATAATACAATGCTCTCTTTTTAGCTCCCTACAGTTTGCCAAAACTGGCCTTAGTTAATTTGACAGAAACGACCAAGGTGGTCAGTTGTGAAACAACTGGATATCCTTCCACTCAGATTCATTGGACCGTGAATGGGAAAAACCTCACATCTAAGTCAAAAAACAAAGAAAGTGAAACTGCTCAAGGACTGATCTCTATTACCAGCACACTTCCAATTATAAAGTCAGAAACTGACCAGGAGCATATCTACACCTGTGCAGTTTGGAATGAGGCAGAGCGTAAATATGAAGTCAAGAACAGTATCTCAAGTATGTTCATAATCTTCTTTTTCGTGATTAGGAAAATGATTGTTTAACTAATTGCTACAATATTTCTGGTTCTCAGTGCTGCCAacttggtatatttggatttccagaagaacTTTGAGTGGGtgtaacaaaacaaatttcagcATATGTCACAAGATGCATTATACTGGCCAAGTCTGAACATTGGGATATGGACAAAAAAATTAGAAATAGGCTGGTGATTTTCAATCTGGGAAGCATGGCAAGTGGGGTGCTGCAGTGATCAGTCTTAGCTAGAAAAAACTAGAAGAAGTTAATTGTTCAGGTAGCATTTGTAAGAAAAATGGCCAGTTGATATCTTGGGTTTAGCCCctccatctggactgaaagaggaGAGATATAAACCATTAGAGGGTTAAGAGAAGGGCTGGAACaagagctagcaggtgataggtgaattcaGGTAAGACTGGGTTAGAGGCAGATGTGGAGTCAAAGGGGGACGGTACAGAGAGAAAATGGGAGTAGTGGGGGAGGGAAACAATTGAATATATGAACATAAAAAATAGAAACATGATGatgccatctggcctgtcaagcctgctccaccattaaaTAGTGATAAATTGAAAGCTGTTGGTGTTCAGAGGAATGTACACATCATTTGACACAAATCACTGAAATTTAATATACATATGATGCAATAAGTAGGAAGCCAGATTATTTATTAGGTTTTAATTGCATAATGATTTGACTTCAAGAATAGGGCCATCTTGCTCCAATTATTTAGGGCCCTGGAGAGCCAACATTTGGAATACTATTTGCCTATGGATTTGCAGTGGAGAGACTGGAGCAATGGGTAACTAGGTTAATTCCTAGAATAGAGGTTTTGACCTCTGCTCCCTTAAATTTAAAAGAATCAGTGTTGATCTCATTGGAAGGTACAAAATTATCACAGTTCTTCCCTGGTTGAAGTGTCTGGACACAGCATCAGTTTCAAAATTCAGAATTGTCCTTTCGTGACCCAGATGAGAAGAAGGTTTTTCTTCAGAAGCTGGTCAATCTACCCATGGAGACTGCAGAGGCTGAATCGCCAAATATTTCTGTGATTGAGATAAATGGAAGTTTGGATATTTAGAGATATGGGGAAAGTGTATGAAAATATAGCTGAGATAAAAGCCACAATCTCATTGAATGATAGGGAAGTTGTTATATTTTGGTTGTTCCAATCATTCTTTTTCTTACATTTGTTATGCTCCAGAGGCTGTATTTAGCTCTCTAGGGTGGTTTTTCCAGGATGGTTATGGGATTATACAGTTTTGCTTAGAGATCAACAtgactgatttttaaaaattgtggaGTGTATAAGCAAATGACGTCAGTGTTCTTATAAAGATTGATGATGAAATTTACAGCTTctactgttgtttttttttagtatATCAGccaaataataaaaaacacactgaagcaaaaaagagaaaagccctcacaGCAGGAGGTATCGTTATTGGAGGTCTTGCAGTTGGAATACTCATCCTGGGTCTTTTGAAATTCAGGAGAAGGCACCATCCAGGTACACTATTTCAGCAAATGATTTTAATTCCAAGTAAAACTTCTGAATCCTTGTAACTCAAAGTATTAATCATTGGTGTAAAATTACGCACAGATAACCAATGATCAATATAAAATATAATTTCATAATCTGTGAAAGATTTAAAACTTTAATGATTGCCAAATTGTTATGATCTACAGCTGGCAGGTTGAAATCGTTAACAGGGCTGTATTTGTGCATTTGCCTTCCAAAAACAAGCAGATTTGAAATCCTGTGTACAGTGGATGTTTACGGGGATAGGTAGATAAAGTACCAATATGCACCATAAtagattacactggacaacaaagattttacttcctgaatacctttaagtgtatcttatgaattttgggctactgatcatgaaaatcatcatgaaatttccctatcatgtaccattttttaaaataaacttatgtttattatttcaattcataattcaagtcacttaaaatgttgcctacaatgtaagctgaaaagtttcctatcttgtccaggcgtGCTTAGGCGGCGCGGCTGCcacatggcaggacaggttttagtaataattattgaaTTCAGGACTGTAaagatggaatttgctatcaccagacACAAatatttctatgaaggattttgatatttgagacagatgcttcccagactaactgatgccaagattaaggaaagcatttttgttggtccacaaatcaagcaggtcatcaatgacaggcagtttgaagaatttctagtgggactggagaaaatcacatggaaggcattcaaggaagttgttgaaatttttctcggcatctacagagcaccaaactacatgcagctggttgaaagcatgcttcaagcatataaaaccacaaaatgcaacatgtcactaaagattcattgcctgcattcccatttagacttcttccctgcaaatcttggtgctgttagtgacgagcatggtgaaaggtttcaccaggacattgcggtcatggagaaaagataccagacCAACTGGAATCTATCAATACTGGCGAACTATTGTGGACACTTGAGCGAGAAgcttcagacactgagtacaaatgaaaatcgttaacaaagtatttttaacttagttgaactactgGAAAGCattagcaccattatgcaattaatcacattatattcaataaaagttaatttgttgtttctccaaattcctacgtggtAAAAGTAGCCTGaagttatatttgtgttcatcttcaagcagtctatcataaaccaaaaaaaattctgaggaagcaacacttctgaaaaaaTCTGTTGTCCAGTGTTTTATAATCAATGAATCCAAATCCTGGCCTCAGAATGTGCAGAACTTTTCACCAAACTCCCACTTGCACCTAAAGTCTCACCAGGTGAGTCACCCTGGAAAGTTCTGATTTACCTTCTGCAGGGTCTGATTCTGTTATCAAACTACCACCATTTACAGTGCACCAAGTATTGGTGTAGTATTGGGTAAAGCAAATGGTGCTGGAGAGAGCATTCTATAAAAAAGaacagaagcttttaaaaacataaTTTATGTGTGAAATTATGGAGCCATTtgtcccacactaccaggctcaggaacagttattacccttgaaACATCAAACTCCTGAGCAGTGTGGATATCTTCACACACctcgacactgaactgattccacaactcacTTTAGACaactctacaactcatcttcttaatattatttactacattccttttgcatttgcaaagtttgccttcttttgaacattggttgtttgaccagctttctgtgtagtttttacagatttcattgtatttctttgtgtctactgtgaatgtccacaggaAAAATGAATTTCATGGTAGTAGTACATATGGTGATATgtacgtactttaataataaatttttaacttttgaactttgaagtgcatTGAGTAAGTCTTTGTGTGTGTTCTTAGCAGTTAGTTGAGTGACTTGCCAGTGTATAGGATAGTTGAGATAACAACATAGGAATTTtctcagatttaaaaaaaagccagACCAATTAAGAGTAGTGTTTTCTTTGTTAAAGGACATGAATAAGCAAGTTGTCTGTTTTCTACAATATTCTAAAGAGAATGAATCTTAAGCAAACACATagaacgctggaagaactcagcaagtcacgcagcatatgtggaaaagagtaaacagttaacattttgggctgagaccattctttAGGACTGTGAAAGAAGGGGGTAAGATGCCAGAAAAAAAtatgggaggtgggggaggtgaaagaggctagctggaaagtgataggtgaagtgaggtgggttggaaaggtcaagggctagagaagaaagaatctgatagaggaaAATGGACCAGATGGAGAAAGCGGAGGAGGAGTGGAGCCAGGATAATAataggcaggtgggaagaagTGAAAGATCAGGATGGAGAATAGATAGTTAAATCTTTATGCTTACAGTTACTGGCAGCAGGCAATTTATTAAACTGTGCTCAACTACCCATATTGTGAGGCTAGGATTTGAATTAATTTCACCTGGATTATTTATAACTTGAGACAATTAAACTGATCGATTGGTAACATAATTTCCTATTGAAAAGGAGTGACATATTATTTGTAGCCTGGTCCCAGTCTCAAAATTGGatcaattttgcatcctattattGTTGGAAATACCTGAATATTACAGAAAATGTAAGAACTCATTATTACTGTCATTGTTACTACTCTTAGTATACATGATTAGGAGTTTAAGAACAATAAGGAAAATAATTTGGATTATTTTTACATCAAGAAATATTAATTTACTTCAAATTAATgtgacaaaataataataatttactttattttgtttttagTTCGACAGTCCAATGAAGAATCAGAAAATCAAGTGGTAGGTTTGATTTCAAACATTGACTTATTTTTTTCGCCCCACACATCACGATTTTCAAAGtttatttgttcttttttaaCAACTTAAATAATTTCTTATTCAGCTTTGAAGACTGCCCCGCTAACTTCAAAGttacatggaggaaccatcatttTGTGATGTGATGTCTGATCTGCCTGATGTTCTGTTGTGCAACTGTGAAACTTCAACATCCTTCACAAAGAACTAAGACATTCCTCTGTAACACATTGAAAGCaggaactgtgcttttaaaaatctCAGCTCTTGGGTAAAATAAGAATTCCAGTTTTAACTTTGGCACTTTGTTGAACTCTTCACCATTGCTTTTATCTGAAGTTAATGGCTTCACATATTGATAAATCTCATCAGTGAGATCAGACTAAAGTGTCAAGGAATGACCCTGTTTTATACCTGAAATACTAAGTCTGTGTACGAAATCATCATAAGGCAATGAAAAGAGAATAAGCTCTTAAGCTTAGTTGCACTTTGAAAGTTTGCTTCCTGTTGAATGAATCCATTAAGCTATTTTTCCGTTGTGCTGTACTTCTCAGGAACTAAAAAAGTGAAATGTGATATGTAGTCAACTTCAGTCGAAAACAGAAGCAGAAGGAGCATTATGTAAGTGGAATACTACATGTATTTGCCACTTGTAATGTATGTATGGAGAAGGAagtctctgattttaaatctccgctgccttgcagccatacccacccatgggaaaggcttcgggagtaaaccctgaggaaggaTTTCGGAGCCAGGGTCTCTAAGGCAGTTTgatgatgttgtttacaacttcactctggcaacctctgcgatgacactggtgccaagctgtattggcacttggccttcccttggactacatcagtgacatggagagggggaacaCGCTGCGTGGGTAATAGCCGGTtctcaaatcttcctgcccaggcttgcaccctggagaggacacagaccagcagaGGTGCAAACCCATGGCTGTCTATTATTATAACATATGTATCTGTTGTAATTTTTTATGCTTTGTCTTTTGAGTCAAATGCAGTGAACACATGTGCAATATTATAGATTATAATTTGATCAGTTGTCTTTTCTCTGTTTTAAGGATTAGAATATGGAAATTAACTTCTATAAAATTtctgtttattttatgtatttctaCTTTAATTTGTTTTATGTACATAGCCCAGTTATAAAGCTCATTTGATATTTTATACATATTTTATACtaattattttgtaaatatattgttcttTTCCTCCTAAAAGTACTTAGATACATTAACCATTTCTAATATCTTACTCTCCTACACTATTGCTTATGTGAGCCATGCCAATGAATGTGAGCTGGCTATACAAATGTAAGTTTTAAAATCAAGCCCTAACATTTGGTGACAGCAACCTTAAAATATATCAGGTCCTCTAGTGGATCCTCATAAAAATACTATTCAGTTCAAGTGAGTAATTCAAACAAAATGAAAACTGTGTGTCATTTGCTTTATGTTTTATTACAGAAGATTGAAAAGGTGTGGGatttaaaaaaattgttttgtGAAGTGATTAGAAATGTTGCTGACCT from Mobula birostris isolate sMobBir1 chromosome 24, sMobBir1.hap1, whole genome shotgun sequence includes:
- the LOC140187087 gene encoding uncharacterized protein isoform X1, with the protein product MSGINLRQMKGILEMDLNLQIYFYFLLFANLYPAQEFMTLKCEETVTGIFNEDTILPCNLTTAEPYTITNIELRKDDGNSGLVFNFDGSHNVSKAQNRIKLLRSDLQNVSLVLQKTELSDSGKYIYFLQANIGYKQVNIGLVVKAPYSLPKLALVNLTETTKVVSCETTGYPSTQIHWTVNGKNLTSKSKNKESETAQGLISITSTLPIIKSETDQEHIYTCAVWNEAERKYEVKNSISIYQPNNKKHTEAKKRKALTAGGIVIGGLAVGILILGLLKFRRRHHPVRQSNEESENQVL
- the LOC140187087 gene encoding uncharacterized protein isoform X2, whose amino-acid sequence is MKGILEMDLNLQIYFYFLLFANLYPAQEFMTLKCEETVTGIFNEDTILPCNLTTAEPYTITNIELRKDDGNSGLVFNFDGSHNVSKAQNRIKLLRSDLQNVSLVLQKTELSDSGKYIYFLQANIGYKQVNIGLVVKAPYSLPKLALVNLTETTKVVSCETTGYPSTQIHWTVNGKNLTSKSKNKESETAQGLISITSTLPIIKSETDQEHIYTCAVWNEAERKYEVKNSISIYQPNNKKHTEAKKRKALTAGGIVIGGLAVGILILGLLKFRRRHHPVRQSNEESENQVL